DNA from Myxococcales bacterium:
ATTGCTCGTGGGTGTCTGGCGCTGGTTCCTGATCTCCGCGACCAGTCGCAAGGTCAGGGCCCAGCAGAAGAGTAGTAGGACCAGCTCCGACAACCCGCTCGGTCGCATCTTGGTGATCCCCGAAGCTTCGAAGGACATGGACAGTGAAGTGCTCGAGCTGAGGCTCGACGAGGCGGTGCTCAAGGAAAGCAGTGATCTCGAGCGCTACCTGTGGGTGGTCAAGACGGTCTCGGTCGTATCGCCGCTGCTCGGCCTGCTCGGCACGGTGACGGGCATGATCAAGACCTTCCAGTCGATCACGTTGTTCGGCGCCGGCGATCCCAAGATGATGGCGGGGGGTATTTCCGAGGCTCTGGTCACCACGATGCTCGGGCTCATCGTCGCGATTCCCCTGGTGCTGCTCTACGACATACTCAGCAACAGTGCCAGTCGCATTATCGACATTTTGGATTATCAGAGCGCAGGCCTGATCGCGTCACGAGCGGAGGGGATCGATGTGGGAGATTGAGGCCTTCGCAGCCGTCCGCGGGTTCATTGAAACCGGCGGCAATGTGCTGCTGGTCATCGCCTTCGTGACGGCCACGATGTGGACCCTGATCATCGAGCGGATCTGGTACTTCCGCCTGGGATATCGCGTCGATGCCGCAAGGATCGAAGCCTTCTGGAATGCCCGGACTGACCATTCGTCGTGGAACGCGCACATGCTTCGCGAACTGCTCATGTCTCGAATGGAACTCAAGCTGACCGATAGCTTGAGCATGATTCGCACCTTGGTCGCCGTGTGCCCGATGCTCGGCCTGCTCGGCACCGTGACCGGCATGATCGAAGTATTCGATGTGATGGCCAGCGGCGGTGGCAACACCCGTGGGATGGCGGCCGGCGTGTCAAAGGCGACGCTCCCCA
Protein-coding regions in this window:
- a CDS encoding MotA/TolQ/ExbB proton channel family protein; this translates as MWEIEAFAAVRGFIETGGNVLLVIAFVTATMWTLIIERIWYFRLGYRVDAARIEAFWNARTDHSSWNAHMLRELLMSRMELKLTDSLSMIRTLVAVCPMLGLLGTVTGMIEVFDVMASGGGNTRGMAAGVSKATLPTMAGMVAAISGMLLSTQLDQFADGETSRGQDSLEIIHTPKRDRESHAT